A single window of Syntrophus aciditrophicus SB DNA harbors:
- a CDS encoding Hsp20/alpha crystallin family protein encodes MDQEYKPLEKQPAREPIELERTKNTKVYTPKVDIYETREAIVLTADIPGADETSVDVILDRNVLKINASVEPADVQGRRVYYAEHDVGDYQRTFTLSEDVDREKIEATVKNGVLRVVLRKVEPVKAKKIAIKAG; translated from the coding sequence ATGGATCAGGAATACAAACCGTTAGAGAAACAGCCGGCACGAGAACCGATCGAATTGGAAAGAACAAAAAATACAAAGGTTTACACGCCAAAGGTGGATATTTACGAGACTCGGGAAGCGATCGTTCTCACAGCGGATATTCCAGGAGCTGATGAAACTTCGGTCGATGTCATCCTGGACAGGAATGTACTGAAAATCAACGCATCGGTCGAACCGGCCGATGTGCAGGGACGCCGCGTCTACTACGCGGAACACGATGTCGGTGATTACCAGCGGACCTTTACCCTGTCTGAAGACGTGGACAGGGAAAAGATTGAAGCGACGGTGAAGAACGGCGTGCTTCGGGTAGTCCTGCGCAAAGTTGAACCCGTCAAAGCAAAAAAAATAGCCATCAAGGCGGGATAA
- a CDS encoding Hsp20/alpha crystallin family protein — protein MFGPGILRRGIMVDMFPEMMRFQKEMNRFFSGLTQEYDQHHPPVNVWIGDDDVLIRGELPGMDSDKIEITTKGDLLYIKGSREPDPPGEGCRYHRQERGYGRFSRTLQLPFNIDQEKVEASYEKGILQILLPRAEEDKPRKVVIKSE, from the coding sequence ATGTTTGGACCGGGAATTTTGAGAAGAGGAATCATGGTGGACATGTTTCCGGAAATGATGCGATTCCAGAAAGAGATGAATCGATTTTTTTCGGGTTTGACTCAGGAGTATGACCAGCACCATCCGCCCGTCAATGTATGGATCGGCGATGATGATGTGCTGATCAGGGGGGAACTCCCCGGCATGGATTCCGACAAGATCGAGATCACGACCAAGGGGGATCTTCTTTATATCAAGGGGTCAAGAGAACCGGACCCCCCCGGGGAGGGATGCCGTTATCACCGGCAGGAAAGAGGCTACGGACGTTTCAGCCGGACTCTGCAATTGCCTTTTAACATTGACCAGGAGAAGGTGGAAGCAAGTTATGAAAAAGGCATTCTTCAGATTCTTCTCCCACGGGCGGAAGAAGACAAACCCCGTAAGGTCGTCATCAAATCGGAATAG
- a CDS encoding L,D-transpeptidase family protein produces the protein MRLRNVHILRVMLLAGIALTWIVTTGMLDARPLTEEVADRILQRTVNGSGKSLLNFAYNDQDTVRLLQAFYTDRNGLPAWSGNEGPNEQAADLLRILKRATREGLSPQDYGVARIEALIATINLDREGSQPLNVEQLADLDLLLTEAFFSYTSHFSGGRADHQRHYPGWVFKRRQTDLIKTLTSALESSEMEATLNEVAPRFYGYMKLRERLNEYIDIAEAGGWRKIPAGRPLMKGMRDKRVRTLRKRLISTGMASLSQAKTDTYFDLDLETAVRRFQRQHGLREDGIVGRTTLVELNVPVEVRICQMAVNLDRLRWLPYELGDRHILINIPDFNLEIVEDKRVVMHIRAIVGKTDKRTNLLSSRITAIELNPYWKIPKSIAVEEFLPQLKRNPRYLGKKIKVFAGDYQTNPVSPTSIKWSRVTAENFPYFLRQEPGSDNPLGRVKFVFSNEADIYIHDTPTRNLFTQDKRSFSHGCVRIEKPVDLAAYLLKIQPNNRWSSQNIQAEIRKGKNLPLPLNERVPVHIVYQTVWIDREGNLNFRPDIYDIDNIPANLLMVLASLKQSPGASSPQ, from the coding sequence ATGAGATTGAGGAATGTCCATATTCTCCGGGTCATGCTGCTGGCCGGCATCGCCCTGACCTGGATTGTCACGACAGGAATGCTGGACGCAAGACCCCTTACCGAAGAGGTTGCCGATCGTATTCTGCAGAGGACCGTGAACGGGTCCGGGAAATCTCTACTGAATTTTGCATACAACGATCAGGATACCGTCCGCCTGCTGCAAGCCTTTTATACGGACCGAAACGGTTTGCCGGCCTGGAGCGGGAATGAGGGACCGAATGAGCAGGCCGCCGATCTGCTGCGCATTTTAAAGCGGGCGACTCGGGAGGGTTTGAGTCCCCAGGACTATGGCGTTGCACGCATTGAGGCCCTGATAGCGACAATCAATTTGGACAGGGAGGGAAGTCAGCCTCTCAATGTTGAACAACTGGCCGATCTCGATCTCCTGCTGACCGAGGCCTTTTTTTCCTATACCTCTCATTTTTCCGGTGGCAGGGCCGATCATCAGCGGCATTATCCCGGCTGGGTCTTCAAACGGCGACAAACCGATCTCATCAAGACGCTGACAAGCGCCCTGGAAAGCAGTGAGATGGAAGCGACGCTGAATGAAGTGGCTCCCCGGTTTTATGGCTATATGAAGCTCCGGGAGCGACTTAACGAGTACATCGATATCGCGGAAGCCGGCGGCTGGCGCAAGATTCCGGCAGGCCGCCCGCTCATGAAGGGCATGCGCGACAAACGGGTCAGAACACTAAGGAAACGACTGATTTCCACTGGAATGGCGTCCTTGTCGCAAGCTAAAACGGATACCTATTTCGATCTTGATCTGGAGACAGCCGTTCGTCGATTCCAGCGTCAGCACGGTCTTCGGGAAGACGGCATCGTCGGCCGCACCACCCTGGTGGAGCTGAACGTTCCCGTGGAAGTCCGCATCTGCCAGATGGCCGTCAATCTGGATCGGTTGCGGTGGCTGCCCTATGAGCTGGGCGATCGGCATATCCTGATCAATATTCCGGACTTCAACCTTGAAATCGTGGAAGACAAGCGCGTGGTGATGCATATCCGCGCCATCGTCGGCAAGACCGACAAACGGACGAACCTGTTAAGCAGCCGGATTACCGCCATAGAGCTGAATCCATACTGGAAAATCCCCAAGAGCATCGCTGTGGAGGAGTTTTTGCCGCAGCTCAAGAGAAATCCCCGATACCTCGGAAAGAAGATTAAAGTTTTCGCGGGAGATTATCAGACCAATCCCGTCTCTCCGACTTCAATCAAATGGTCCCGGGTCACTGCCGAAAATTTCCCCTACTTTCTGAGACAGGAACCTGGATCGGATAATCCGCTGGGGCGCGTCAAGTTCGTTTTTTCCAACGAAGCGGATATTTATATCCATGACACTCCCACGCGCAATCTCTTTACGCAGGACAAACGCAGCTTCAGTCACGGCTGCGTCCGGATCGAAAAACCTGTGGATCTTGCCGCCTATCTGCTGAAGATTCAACCGAATAACCGATGGTCGAGCCAGAACATCCAGGCCGAGATCCGAAAGGGAAAGAACCTGCCCCTGCCGCTGAACGAACGGGTTCCGGTCCACATTGTTTATCAGACCGTCTGGATCGATCGGGAAGGCAACCTCAACTTCCGTCCGGATATTTATGATATCGATAACATTCCGGCTAATCTACTGATGGTCCTGGCCTCACTTAAACAGTCCCCCGGCGCTTCCAGCCCCCAATAA
- a CDS encoding rhomboid family intramembrane serine protease, translated as MIPVRDTIQSRHFPFVNIVLILLNVFFYGIQLSLGGEADTFMIRYALVPARYTDPGGVADFGSGQAIPALFTFMFIHGSFWHLLGNMWFLYIFGDNVEDRLGSLSYLLFYLLCGLASGFTHILLNPHSPVPTIGASGAVAGVMGAYFLLYPRARIVTLVPLLFIPWFIEIPAILFLALWFLMQFLNATLAGDHTSGIAWWAHIGGFAFGALIHRIFYRKT; from the coding sequence ATGATTCCAGTTCGCGATACGATTCAATCCCGCCATTTTCCTTTCGTCAATATCGTCCTTATCCTGCTTAACGTGTTTTTTTACGGGATACAGCTTTCTCTTGGCGGGGAAGCCGATACCTTTATGATCCGTTATGCCCTGGTCCCCGCCCGCTACACCGATCCTGGAGGGGTCGCTGACTTCGGCAGCGGGCAGGCGATTCCGGCCCTGTTCACCTTCATGTTTATCCATGGCAGTTTCTGGCATCTCCTCGGCAATATGTGGTTTCTTTATATCTTTGGCGACAATGTCGAGGATCGCCTCGGTTCTTTATCCTATCTCCTTTTTTATCTGCTTTGCGGCCTCGCTTCGGGTTTCACGCATATCCTTCTCAATCCGCACTCTCCGGTGCCGACGATCGGGGCCAGTGGCGCCGTCGCCGGGGTTATGGGCGCGTATTTCCTTCTCTATCCCCGCGCCAGGATTGTGACCCTCGTTCCTCTGCTCTTTATCCCGTGGTTCATCGAAATCCCCGCCATTCTATTCCTCGCCCTCTGGTTTCTCATGCAGTTCCTCAATGCCACACTGGCTGGTGACCATACCTCAGGTATTGCCTGGTGGGCTCACATCGGCGGCTTTGCTTTCGGCGCTTTGATTCATCGAATTTTCTACAGAAAAACATAG
- a CDS encoding response regulator yields MKILIVDDDPGTTDLLEISTSLWGYYPGKAGRADDALELLNRNSYDILITDAEMPGMSGFDLCRTVRSRFPHMFIIGITGSLDFRKFEEAGADTFFRKPFKLDDLHAVLRNIQPAFESG; encoded by the coding sequence ATGAAAATTCTGATTGTCGACGACGACCCCGGAACAACCGATCTTCTGGAAATCAGCACCTCCCTGTGGGGCTATTACCCCGGCAAGGCCGGCCGTGCCGATGACGCCCTGGAACTGCTGAACCGGAATTCTTACGATATCCTGATCACCGACGCGGAGATGCCGGGGATGAGTGGTTTTGATCTATGCCGGACCGTCCGCTCCCGATTTCCTCATATGTTCATTATCGGAATCACCGGCTCTCTGGATTTTCGCAAATTCGAGGAGGCCGGCGCGGACACCTTTTTCAGAAAGCCCTTCAAGCTGGATGATCTGCATGCCGTCCTCAGGAATATTCAACCCGCGTTCGAATCAGGATAA
- a CDS encoding DMT family transporter, with translation MSVLSFFLSLAAAAGLATSDALTKRFFSDRSAYEMGLIRLAYTVPWLLAASLFISPAKTDGVFWSCVLVGLPLEVLSFLCYMKALKVSPLSLSLPFLAFTPGFIILTGWLILGERLSAGGLAGIMLIIAGSYCLNISSLKQGALQPFRAIIREPGSRLMLLVSFIYAFTSTVGKLAILHSSPAYFGIVYYLLFTGLMFAGLAFIGKRSGNILRTRTPAMALALGATVAVTIFSHMLAISLTQAAYMIALKRTSLLIGVLYGAWWFREEKIMERLTGASLMATGALLIGLLG, from the coding sequence GTGTCCGTTTTGAGTTTTTTTCTTTCCTTGGCGGCCGCCGCGGGGTTGGCGACTTCCGATGCCCTGACGAAGCGGTTTTTCAGTGACCGCTCCGCTTATGAGATGGGGCTGATCCGTCTGGCTTATACTGTTCCCTGGCTGCTTGCCGCGTCTCTTTTTATCTCTCCGGCGAAAACGGACGGGGTGTTCTGGTCCTGCGTCCTGGTTGGGCTGCCTTTAGAGGTGCTGTCCTTTCTGTGCTACATGAAAGCCCTCAAGGTGTCGCCGCTTTCCCTGTCGCTTCCTTTTCTGGCCTTCACCCCCGGCTTCATTATTCTGACCGGATGGCTTATCCTGGGAGAAAGGCTCAGCGCCGGAGGGCTGGCCGGCATCATGCTGATTATTGCCGGTTCCTACTGCCTTAATATTTCTTCCTTGAAACAGGGGGCTCTTCAGCCGTTCCGGGCTATCATCCGGGAGCCGGGCTCAAGGTTGATGCTGCTGGTTTCCTTTATTTATGCCTTTACGTCCACTGTGGGGAAACTGGCGATTCTGCACTCCAGTCCGGCTTACTTCGGCATTGTATATTACCTGCTCTTCACAGGCCTCATGTTTGCCGGTCTGGCCTTTATCGGGAAAAGATCCGGGAACATCCTGCGGACGCGGACTCCGGCCATGGCGCTGGCGCTGGGGGCGACGGTGGCCGTGACGATTTTCAGCCACATGCTGGCCATTTCATTGACCCAGGCTGCTTACATGATCGCCCTGAAGCGGACCAGCCTGCTGATCGGCGTACTTTACGGGGCCTGGTGGTTCCGGGAGGAAAAGATCATGGAAAGACTGACGGGGGCCTCGCTCATGGCGACCGGAGCCCTGTTGATCGGTTTGTTGGGATAG
- a CDS encoding glycosyltransferase has protein sequence MKICMFTNTYLPQIGGVSRSVFTLAEDLQALGHQVLIVAPTYAAQGEDDEGPEVMRVPAIQNFNGSDFSLCIPLPFIIRERLDAFQPDLIHSHHPYLLGDAALREARRRDLPLVFTHHTLYEAYTHYVPLDSKAMKRFVVCLSKAYANLCAHVVAPSRSIGELLKNRGVQSPISEIPTGVDLDVLGGGCRSAGRERCGVSRDRLVIGHVGRLAPEKNLDYLARAVCLFLDRHPSARFLVVGSGPSESRIREIFESAGQESRLFLAGSQTGEALRDLYSAMDLFVFSSKSETQGMVLAEAMAAGKPVIGLDAPGTREVVRDDWNGRLLAADAPIEAFVQAMEEFALDPKKANRWRQGAAETAPAFSRRQCGLKMAGLYEAILADHHSENGDSDVFPPWDSLLRALKAEWDLISEKATATLQTIKQEEYENLS, from the coding sequence ATGAAAATCTGCATGTTCACGAATACCTACCTGCCGCAGATCGGAGGGGTTTCCCGATCCGTCTTCACACTCGCTGAAGATCTGCAGGCCCTGGGGCACCAGGTCCTGATCGTCGCGCCGACCTACGCCGCACAGGGAGAGGATGACGAAGGACCGGAGGTGATGCGCGTGCCGGCGATTCAGAATTTCAACGGCAGTGATTTTTCCCTGTGCATACCTCTGCCTTTTATCATCCGGGAGCGATTGGACGCCTTTCAGCCGGACCTCATTCACAGCCACCATCCCTATCTGCTGGGCGATGCCGCCCTGCGGGAAGCGAGGCGGCGCGATCTGCCCCTCGTCTTCACCCATCATACCCTTTATGAAGCTTATACTCACTATGTTCCTTTGGATTCCAAAGCGATGAAGCGGTTTGTGGTCTGCCTGTCCAAAGCCTATGCGAATCTGTGCGCCCATGTGGTAGCGCCGAGTCGCAGCATCGGTGAACTGCTTAAAAACCGGGGGGTCCAGAGTCCCATTTCTGAAATCCCCACGGGAGTGGATCTCGATGTACTCGGAGGAGGCTGCCGGTCTGCCGGCCGCGAGCGTTGCGGTGTGAGCAGAGACCGACTGGTCATTGGCCACGTGGGCCGACTGGCGCCGGAGAAAAATCTGGATTATCTGGCCCGGGCCGTCTGCCTGTTCCTCGATCGCCATCCCTCGGCCCGTTTTCTTGTTGTGGGTTCAGGTCCCAGTGAATCCCGAATTCGGGAAATCTTCGAGTCCGCGGGACAGGAATCGCGCCTTTTTCTGGCCGGCAGTCAAACCGGAGAGGCATTGCGGGATCTGTATTCAGCGATGGATCTCTTCGTTTTTTCCTCGAAATCAGAAACGCAGGGCATGGTGCTTGCCGAAGCCATGGCAGCGGGAAAACCGGTCATCGGTCTGGATGCGCCGGGAACGCGTGAAGTGGTGCGAGATGACTGGAACGGGAGGCTTCTGGCCGCCGATGCTCCCATCGAGGCCTTCGTCCAGGCCATGGAAGAATTCGCCCTGGACCCGAAGAAGGCGAACCGGTGGCGGCAGGGAGCGGCAGAAACGGCACCCGCCTTTTCCCGCCGGCAGTGTGGGTTAAAGATGGCCGGTCTTTATGAAGCCATTCTGGCAGATCATCATTCCGAAAACGGAGATTCCGATGTTTTTCCCCCCTGGGACAGTCTGTTGCGCGCCTTGAAGGCGGAATGGGATCTGATTTCCGAAAAGGCGACAGCCACCCTCCAGACGATCAAACAGGAAGAATACGAAAATCTGAGCTGA
- a CDS encoding FmdB family zinc ribbon protein, with translation MPIYEFFCEQCNTVYNFFSRTVNTEKIPFCPTCKTVPLKRQMSVFAKITPGREDPAGEDMPPLDENRMERAMSMLAGEMDGIDEEDPRQAVRLMRKLSDMTGLHLGEGMEEALRRMERGEDPEQIEQEMGALLESEEPFLPGQKAAKGTKRRTQPRVDETLYDL, from the coding sequence ATGCCGATTTATGAATTTTTCTGTGAACAGTGCAATACGGTTTATAATTTTTTTTCTCGAACGGTCAACACGGAGAAGATCCCCTTCTGCCCCACCTGCAAAACGGTTCCCTTGAAACGTCAGATGTCGGTCTTCGCCAAAATTACCCCCGGCCGGGAGGACCCGGCAGGGGAGGATATGCCCCCTCTTGATGAAAACCGGATGGAAAGGGCGATGTCCATGCTGGCCGGCGAGATGGACGGAATCGATGAAGAGGATCCCCGTCAGGCTGTCCGCCTGATGAGGAAACTGTCCGACATGACCGGTTTGCACCTGGGAGAGGGGATGGAAGAAGCCCTTCGCCGCATGGAACGGGGGGAGGATCCGGAACAGATCGAGCAGGAAATGGGTGCCCTGCTGGAATCGGAGGAACCGTTTCTGCCCGGGCAGAAAGCAGCAAAGGGAACGAAGCGGCGCACCCAGCCCCGAGTCGATGAAACGCTTTATGATCTTTAA
- a CDS encoding M48 family metallopeptidase: MIEWNALLVTFLILFLARSLFKEALTRINIRHLQHHGRRVPELFRGEIDEATLSRMTDYTVTTSRFTSFEGIVDDLLTLTVLLSGVLPWLTGILSGRQLPFILSGLLFFSVLMLASGVIAVPFDLYRIFGIEKRYGFSTMTFRLWVMDSLKSLGISVILLGALGSAFLALIQYARESWWFWSWLLFAAFQLLMLWLYPVVIAPLFNRYEPIQDQDLKRAVMDLARRAELEVAGIYQVDEGKRSRHTNAYFTGLGKTRRIVLFDTLLASSTREEILAVLAHEIGHWKKRHILKQLIFTELTSLGILYLFSRLLKWPLLYSTFGFSEPVTYAGLLLIGILTGPFFFFLKPFSAAMLRRFEREADDYSRNLIGTAAPMISALKRLAKDNLANLFPHPLYVWFHYSHPPLLERIGRLVDRRA, from the coding sequence ATGATAGAATGGAACGCGTTGCTGGTGACTTTTCTGATTCTTTTCCTTGCCCGCAGCCTTTTCAAGGAAGCGTTGACCCGGATCAACATCCGGCATCTCCAGCATCACGGCCGCCGGGTGCCGGAACTTTTCCGCGGTGAAATCGATGAAGCCACCCTCTCCCGGATGACGGATTATACGGTGACGACCTCCCGTTTTACTTCGTTTGAAGGGATCGTCGATGATCTGTTGACGCTGACAGTTCTCCTCAGCGGTGTCCTTCCCTGGCTGACCGGCATTCTTTCAGGCCGGCAGCTTCCCTTTATCCTGTCGGGTCTGCTCTTTTTCAGTGTCCTGATGCTGGCCAGCGGTGTAATCGCTGTGCCTTTCGATCTCTACCGCATCTTCGGGATTGAAAAACGGTATGGCTTCAGCACGATGACTTTCCGGCTGTGGGTGATGGACAGCCTGAAAAGCCTGGGGATTTCCGTCATCCTGCTGGGTGCGCTGGGAAGCGCTTTTCTGGCACTGATACAATACGCCAGGGAATCCTGGTGGTTCTGGTCCTGGCTGCTGTTCGCCGCCTTTCAACTGTTGATGCTCTGGCTTTATCCGGTGGTCATCGCCCCCCTTTTCAACCGCTACGAACCGATCCAGGACCAGGATCTCAAAAGGGCCGTGATGGATCTGGCGAGACGGGCGGAACTGGAAGTGGCCGGAATTTATCAGGTCGATGAAGGGAAACGGAGTCGTCACACCAATGCGTACTTTACCGGTCTGGGGAAAACCCGGCGGATCGTCCTGTTCGACACCCTCCTTGCTTCTTCGACCCGGGAGGAAATCCTGGCCGTGCTGGCTCATGAAATCGGGCACTGGAAAAAGAGGCACATACTCAAACAGCTGATTTTCACGGAACTGACCTCCCTGGGGATACTTTACCTCTTTTCCCGTCTGCTGAAATGGCCTCTTCTCTATTCGACCTTCGGCTTTTCGGAACCCGTCACTTATGCCGGCCTGCTGCTTATCGGGATCCTGACCGGGCCCTTTTTCTTCTTTCTGAAGCCTTTCAGCGCCGCAATGCTCCGCCGGTTCGAACGGGAAGCGGATGACTACAGCCGGAATCTGATCGGAACGGCAGCCCCCATGATATCGGCCCTGAAACGCCTGGCAAAGGACAACCTCGCCAACCTCTTTCCCCATCCGCTTTATGTGTGGTTTCACTATTCCCACCCGCCGCTGCTGGAACGGATCGGCCGCCTTGTGGACCGCCGGGCTTGA